One Verrucomicrobiia bacterium genomic region harbors:
- the atpD gene encoding F0F1 ATP synthase subunit beta produces the protein MANTGKVVQIIGAVVDVDFSSSQLPALYSALEVEYSIGKENKKLTLEVQQHLGEGWVRAIAMSSTEGLQRGLSVVDKGEPISVPVGDGILGRVFNVLGEPVDERGPVQFEKRYPIHRKAPTLLDQDTKANILETGIKVIDLICPFTKGGKVGAFGGAGVGKTVVIMELINNIAKGHGGYSVFAGVGERTREGNDLYNEMSEAGVIDLKNLEKSKVALVYGQMNEPPGARLRVALSALAMTEYFRDEKNQDVLLFIDNIFRFSQAGSEVSALLGRTPSAVGYQPTLAAEMGDLQERITSTKKGSITSFQAVYVPADDLTDPAPANTFAHLDSTIVLERSIAELGIYPAVDPLASTSKALAPEIVGQEHYEVARGVQKVLQRYKDLQDIIAILGMDELSPEDKLTVYRARKIQRFLSQPFHVAEVFTGTKGQYVSIQETVRGFKEILEGKHDEVPEANFYMKGGIDMVKEASE, from the coding sequence ATGGCAAATACAGGAAAAGTTGTTCAGATCATTGGCGCGGTAGTGGATGTTGATTTTTCATCCAGTCAATTGCCAGCGCTTTACTCCGCCTTGGAAGTAGAATACAGCATAGGAAAAGAAAACAAAAAGTTAACCCTCGAAGTGCAGCAGCATTTGGGTGAGGGTTGGGTGCGAGCGATTGCGATGTCATCTACGGAGGGATTGCAGCGGGGTTTGAGCGTTGTCGATAAAGGTGAACCGATTTCAGTGCCAGTGGGTGATGGAATTTTGGGACGTGTTTTTAATGTTTTGGGCGAGCCTGTCGATGAGCGTGGGCCTGTTCAATTTGAAAAACGTTATCCGATTCACCGCAAAGCGCCGACTCTTTTGGATCAAGACACCAAAGCTAATATTTTGGAAACGGGCATTAAAGTTATCGACTTGATTTGTCCTTTCACCAAGGGAGGAAAAGTGGGTGCATTTGGTGGTGCGGGTGTCGGTAAGACGGTTGTTATCATGGAGTTGATTAACAATATTGCAAAAGGTCACGGTGGTTATTCCGTTTTTGCAGGCGTGGGAGAACGAACTCGTGAAGGGAACGATCTTTACAATGAAATGTCAGAAGCCGGGGTTATTGATTTGAAAAATTTAGAAAAATCCAAAGTAGCATTGGTTTACGGTCAGATGAACGAGCCGCCAGGAGCGCGTTTGCGTGTGGCATTGTCGGCTTTAGCGATGACAGAATATTTCCGTGACGAAAAAAATCAGGACGTGTTGTTATTCATCGATAATATTTTCCGATTTTCGCAAGCAGGTTCAGAAGTTTCAGCTTTGCTGGGTCGAACTCCTAGTGCGGTGGGCTATCAACCTACGTTGGCTGCGGAAATGGGCGATTTGCAAGAGCGGATTACTTCCACGAAGAAAGGTTCCATTACTTCGTTCCAAGCCGTTTATGTGCCAGCGGACGATTTGACGGACCCTGCACCGGCTAATACTTTTGCGCATTTGGACTCAACGATTGTGTTGGAGCGTTCCATTGCGGAGTTAGGAATTTATCCTGCGGTAGATCCTTTGGCGTCTACCTCTAAAGCGTTAGCGCCTGAGATTGTGGGACAAGAACATTATGAAGTCGCTCGCGGCGTGCAAAAAGTTTTGCAACGCTATAAAGACTTGCAAGATATCATTGCGATTTTGGGCATGGATGAGTTATCGCCAGAAGATAAATTAACCGTTTATCGCGCGCGTAAAATTCAACGTTTCTTGAGTCAACCGTTCCATGTTGCTGAAGTGTTTACGGGCACGAAAGGGCAATATGTTTCCATTCAAGAAACTGTGCGAGGCTTTAAAGAAATTCTCGAAGGTAAACATGATGAAGTGCCTGAAGCCAACTTTTATATGAAGGGCGGCATTGATATGGTAAAGGAAGCTTCCGAATAG
- a CDS encoding F0F1 ATP synthase subunit delta, translating to MKLSSESRQLAKSLLTFCRAGEGRVDDSRVRLAVEKILKEKPRQYLAVLTRFKKLIALELAKRAVTVQSAVPLESDQQQNVMNFLEGRYGKGLSAAFEVKPELHGGLLIKVGSDVWDGSIKNRLERLKAMY from the coding sequence ATGAAACTCAGCAGTGAATCCCGACAGTTAGCAAAATCGCTGCTGACTTTCTGTCGAGCTGGCGAAGGGAGGGTGGATGACTCTCGTGTGCGTTTGGCTGTGGAGAAGATTTTAAAAGAAAAACCTCGCCAGTATTTGGCGGTGTTGACGCGATTTAAAAAATTAATTGCATTGGAGTTAGCTAAGCGTGCTGTGACTGTGCAAAGTGCGGTGCCTTTGGAATCAGATCAACAACAAAATGTAATGAATTTTTTAGAAGGCCGCTATGGAAAGGGATTGAGCGCTGCTTTCGAAGTGAAACCAGAATTACACGGAGGGCTATTGATTAAAGTGGGATCCGACGTGTGGGATGGTTCGATTAAAAATCGTCTCGAGCGACTTAAAGCAATGTATTAG
- a CDS encoding cation diffusion facilitator family transporter, with amino-acid sequence MKERPLTQYALLSVAVAIVILLLKLVAWHLTGSIGLLSDALESVVNLVAAFIAWISLSVAIQPEDKEHAFGHSKAEYFASGLEGLFIFIAALGIAWAAIERFFHPQALTHTFQGILVSSGASVINLVVALILLRVGKKRSSVALEADGKHLMTDVWTSVGVIIGISLVALTQWWWLDPMVGLLLSAHIVVTGLKLMKESMRGLMDFRLPKKELALIQATLDKYAAEGIGYHALRTRRAAALKFVAVHLLMPGEWTVVQGHTIVERIEEDLRNAIPNLIVFTHMEPLEDPASWEDVKLERGKVFHEK; translated from the coding sequence ATGAAAGAACGTCCTTTAACCCAATACGCTTTGCTTTCCGTTGCGGTAGCAATTGTTATTTTGCTTCTAAAATTGGTTGCCTGGCATTTGACTGGTTCGATTGGTTTGCTTTCTGATGCGTTGGAATCGGTGGTCAATTTGGTGGCAGCTTTTATTGCCTGGATTTCATTATCAGTAGCGATTCAACCGGAAGATAAAGAACACGCCTTTGGCCATTCCAAAGCGGAATATTTCGCTTCGGGTTTGGAAGGTCTTTTCATTTTTATTGCAGCCTTAGGCATTGCATGGGCTGCGATTGAACGCTTCTTTCATCCTCAAGCCCTTACTCACACTTTTCAAGGCATTCTTGTTTCCTCCGGCGCTTCAGTGATTAATTTGGTAGTGGCTTTGATTTTGTTGCGCGTTGGCAAAAAACGATCCTCGGTCGCTTTGGAAGCGGATGGCAAACATCTCATGACCGATGTCTGGACTTCCGTGGGCGTTATTATTGGAATAAGTTTAGTCGCTTTGACCCAATGGTGGTGGCTGGATCCGATGGTTGGATTGCTTTTATCCGCTCACATTGTTGTGACCGGCTTAAAACTCATGAAGGAATCCATGCGCGGCCTAATGGATTTCCGATTACCCAAAAAAGAACTCGCCCTTATTCAAGCCACGCTAGACAAATATGCTGCTGAAGGCATTGGCTATCACGCTCTACGCACACGCCGCGCTGCTGCATTAAAATTTGTTGCGGTTCATCTCCTGATGCCAGGAGAGTGGACTGTTGTTCAGGGTCACACCATCGTCGAACGCATCGAAGAAGACCTTCGCAATGCCATCCCCAACCTCATTGTTTTTACTCATATGGAGCCTCTCGAAGATCCGGCATCGTGGGAAGATGTGAAGTTAGAGAGGGGAAAGGTTTTTCATGAAAAATAG
- the tig gene encoding trigger factor, translating into MNIAIEDINSCRKRLKIELPANEVNEEIERITNEFQKQAKLPGFRAGKVPRDVISKRFSEEIDEETKRSLVPKAYRRAIQEKKLRVVSSPSIEDLKFQRGLSLSFSTLVDLAPEIRLPEYKGLSLPKIDDTLTEEEFEKQLNQLREHQAHFHDLTGRPTQTDDFAVIDYTATVDGKPLLEIAPEAKKIAEQKNLWIKLEEDAFLPKFGGQLVGMNIGDKKEITVEFPENFPYPELVGKKAIFSVEMKSIKEKHLPELDEDFAQNHFKMSLEQVKTNLREGLQTQKKNDIVAQQKNQLLEQLLNKTDFDLPESLLAAQTKNVVREIVEHNQQRGISLDAIQDKKDEIYQTAQKSARERVKAAFLLLQIAQKENLQVTTEEMNHRIHHLSHQYGMEPQKFLEELNKHNGLNQIEEELLISKTLDFLLTHAKVE; encoded by the coding sequence ATGAATATAGCCATAGAAGACATTAACAGTTGCAGGAAACGTCTCAAAATCGAATTACCTGCCAACGAAGTCAACGAAGAGATTGAACGCATCACCAACGAATTTCAAAAACAAGCTAAACTTCCCGGTTTTCGTGCGGGCAAAGTGCCTCGCGACGTAATCAGCAAACGATTTAGCGAAGAAATTGATGAAGAAACCAAGCGCTCCCTAGTTCCGAAAGCTTATCGACGCGCCATTCAAGAAAAAAAACTACGCGTCGTGAGTTCTCCATCCATCGAAGATCTCAAATTTCAACGTGGCCTTTCCCTTAGCTTTTCCACGTTAGTTGATCTGGCTCCCGAAATTCGCCTCCCGGAATACAAAGGCTTATCCTTACCCAAAATCGATGACACATTAACTGAAGAAGAATTTGAAAAACAACTCAATCAACTTCGCGAGCACCAAGCCCACTTTCACGACTTAACCGGCCGTCCTACACAAACCGACGATTTTGCCGTGATCGATTATACCGCAACCGTCGATGGCAAGCCACTACTAGAAATAGCCCCTGAAGCCAAAAAAATCGCCGAACAAAAAAATCTTTGGATCAAACTGGAAGAAGACGCCTTTCTGCCAAAATTTGGCGGACAACTCGTCGGCATGAATATCGGTGACAAAAAAGAAATCACCGTAGAATTTCCCGAAAACTTTCCCTACCCCGAACTGGTCGGGAAAAAAGCGATTTTTTCCGTAGAAATGAAAAGCATTAAAGAAAAACATCTGCCAGAACTGGACGAAGACTTCGCTCAAAACCATTTCAAAATGTCATTGGAACAAGTCAAAACCAATTTGCGCGAAGGATTACAGACACAAAAGAAAAATGACATCGTTGCCCAGCAAAAAAATCAACTTCTGGAACAACTTTTAAACAAAACCGACTTTGATCTTCCGGAATCGCTTCTCGCGGCTCAAACCAAAAACGTCGTTCGCGAAATCGTTGAACATAATCAACAACGCGGCATCAGCCTCGACGCTATCCAAGACAAAAAAGATGAGATTTATCAAACTGCCCAAAAAAGCGCTCGCGAGCGCGTGAAGGCAGCTTTCCTCCTTTTGCAAATTGCGCAAAAAGAAAATTTGCAAGTTACCACCGAAGAAATGAACCATCGCATTCATCATCTTTCGCATCAATACGGCATGGAACCACAAAAATTTCTCGAAGAACTCAACAAACACAACGGTCTTAACCAAATCGAAGAAGAATTGCTTATTAGCAAAACGCTTGATTTTCTTTTAACCCACGCGAAGGTGGAATAA
- the clpP gene encoding ATP-dependent Clp endopeptidase proteolytic subunit ClpP, giving the protein MNISNNYLVPMVVEQTGRGERAYDIYSRLLKDRIIFIGTPIDDTIANAIIAQLLFLQMEDPKKDINIYLQSPGGYVTAGLAIYDTMQFLTCDVATYCIGQAASMGAVLLAAGTKGKRFALPNAKVMIHQPLGGAQGQASDISIQAKEILKTKQRLNEILAHHTGKPIEQIEKDTDRDYYLSAEEAKAYGLVDEVVKSRKEVKS; this is encoded by the coding sequence ATGAACATCAGCAACAACTACCTCGTTCCCATGGTCGTCGAACAAACCGGCCGCGGCGAACGCGCTTACGATATTTACTCTCGACTTCTCAAAGATCGCATCATCTTTATTGGCACCCCTATTGATGACACCATCGCCAATGCCATCATCGCCCAACTGCTTTTCTTACAAATGGAAGACCCCAAAAAAGATATCAATATCTATTTGCAAAGCCCCGGTGGCTATGTAACAGCTGGCTTAGCCATCTACGACACCATGCAATTTCTTACCTGCGACGTGGCAACCTATTGCATCGGCCAAGCCGCTAGCATGGGCGCAGTTCTCCTCGCTGCGGGCACTAAAGGAAAACGCTTTGCCCTACCCAACGCCAAAGTCATGATCCATCAACCCCTCGGCGGCGCGCAAGGTCAAGCCAGCGACATCTCCATTCAAGCCAAAGAAATCCTTAAAACCAAACAACGCTTGAACGAAATCTTAGCACATCACACTGGCAAACCCATTGAACAAATCGAAAAAGACACCGATCGCGATTATTATTTAAGCGCAGAAGAAGCCAAAGCCTACGGCCTGGTCGATGAAGTGGTTAAATCGCGCAAAGAAGTGAAAAGTTAA
- the atpC gene encoding ATP synthase F1 subunit epsilon, protein MSQLTLKIVTPEGNAYSDQVNYVTLPGQEGELGIFPKHVPLMTRLKAGEVHVRKENEEVYLAIGEGFAEITSEQVAILTDSALTEAEIDEDAVEKAIARAKEALSEKLSSEEIATTEALISRSLAQLKLKRRRRGG, encoded by the coding sequence ATGAGCCAATTAACTTTGAAAATTGTAACTCCCGAAGGGAATGCTTATTCCGATCAAGTGAACTATGTCACTTTACCGGGGCAAGAGGGAGAATTAGGGATTTTTCCTAAACATGTTCCTTTAATGACTCGTTTGAAAGCGGGAGAAGTTCATGTGCGTAAAGAGAATGAAGAAGTTTATTTAGCAATTGGCGAAGGCTTTGCGGAAATCACTAGCGAGCAGGTTGCGATTTTAACCGATAGCGCTTTAACTGAAGCAGAGATCGACGAGGATGCCGTGGAAAAAGCTATCGCGCGCGCTAAGGAAGCGTTATCTGAAAAATTGTCTTCTGAGGAAATTGCGACAACTGAAGCGTTAATTAGTCGATCACTCGCCCAACTCAAACTTAAGCGTCGTCGTCGTGGAGGCTAA
- a CDS encoding ATP synthase F0 subunit C, producing the protein MFVAEIVGSIHVGLAAIGSALGVGIIGSKAAEAVGRNPGAATPILVQSILAMALAEGIIFFAIFLAK; encoded by the coding sequence ATGTTCGTAGCAGAAATTGTAGGTAGTATTCATGTAGGTTTGGCTGCCATTGGCTCCGCCTTGGGCGTGGGCATCATTGGATCGAAAGCTGCAGAAGCAGTGGGTCGTAATCCAGGCGCTGCCACACCTATTTTGGTGCAATCCATTTTAGCGATGGCGTTAGCAGAAGGTATTATCTTCTTCGCTATCTTCCTCGCGAAATAA
- the atpG gene encoding ATP synthase F1 subunit gamma, giving the protein MANTRDIRRRIKSIRNTAQITKAMQMVAASKMRRAQEAALSGRPYSQLLNQMLEAASDGETFQHPLHQLREGNRTALLVITTDKGLCGALNSNLLRLVANYPAETQFVTVGRKGRQFLARTKRNLVADFEVSEGCRFLEAKKIGSFLMKLFLEEKVDRVEVAYTNFISTLTQTPTIEPLLPLAVDFKATAAGLTVSDKAAQETQPKEKRLEGLFEPSSQAVLESLFPHAVNFEIWHYLLEARASEHSSRMVAMKNATDNAKQLIKDLTLEYNKIRQAAITTELLEISAAAAAMN; this is encoded by the coding sequence ATGGCCAATACTCGTGATATTCGACGCAGGATTAAGTCGATTCGTAATACTGCACAAATTACGAAGGCGATGCAAATGGTGGCGGCGTCGAAAATGCGTCGCGCACAGGAAGCAGCGCTTTCGGGCCGGCCTTATTCACAGTTGTTGAATCAAATGTTGGAAGCGGCTTCGGATGGAGAAACATTTCAACATCCTTTGCATCAATTGCGAGAGGGTAATCGCACAGCTTTGTTAGTGATTACAACGGATAAAGGTTTGTGCGGAGCTTTAAATTCTAATCTGTTGCGTTTGGTGGCTAATTATCCTGCAGAAACTCAATTTGTCACGGTAGGGCGTAAAGGTCGTCAATTTCTAGCTCGCACGAAACGCAATTTGGTGGCGGATTTTGAAGTCAGCGAAGGCTGTCGTTTTTTAGAAGCGAAAAAAATCGGCTCTTTTTTGATGAAACTTTTTCTGGAAGAAAAAGTGGATCGAGTGGAGGTGGCTTACACCAATTTTATTAGCACTTTGACACAGACGCCAACCATTGAACCTTTGCTACCTTTGGCGGTGGATTTTAAAGCAACGGCAGCCGGCTTAACGGTGAGTGATAAAGCTGCGCAGGAAACTCAACCTAAGGAAAAGAGGTTGGAAGGTTTATTTGAACCTTCTTCCCAAGCGGTTTTGGAAAGTTTGTTTCCGCATGCGGTTAATTTTGAAATTTGGCATTATCTTTTAGAAGCACGCGCTTCGGAACACAGTTCGCGAATGGTGGCAATGAAAAATGCTACGGATAATGCGAAACAGTTGATTAAAGATTTAACTTTGGAGTATAACAAGATTCGCCAAGCGGCAATTACCACAGAGCTTTTGGAAATTAGCGCGGCCGCGGCGGCGATGAATTAG
- the atpF gene encoding F0F1 ATP synthase subunit B, with product MTSWFFLGAIEAATSDSLVGEIANRVGVSGPKLLSQIILFVLLAYALKRFAFNPIQKVLDERRQKIAESLENAERIKLELAEADRTRADVIAKAHQQATEMIEEAQKSSVILGERKLQEAVAQAEALIKKAQEAVSLERQQMMAELKREIGRLVIETTSKVSGKVLSADDQRRLNEETLKELAA from the coding sequence ATGACTTCATGGTTTTTTTTAGGAGCAATTGAAGCTGCCACTTCGGATAGCTTAGTTGGTGAAATTGCCAACCGAGTGGGCGTAAGTGGACCGAAACTTCTTTCGCAAATTATTCTTTTTGTTCTTCTGGCTTACGCTTTGAAACGTTTTGCCTTTAATCCCATTCAAAAAGTATTGGATGAACGACGACAAAAAATTGCGGAGAGCTTGGAAAATGCTGAACGCATTAAATTAGAATTGGCTGAAGCCGATCGCACACGTGCGGATGTGATTGCTAAGGCCCATCAGCAAGCCACTGAGATGATTGAAGAAGCCCAAAAATCATCAGTAATTCTTGGCGAGCGCAAATTGCAGGAAGCCGTAGCTCAAGCCGAAGCTCTCATAAAAAAAGCGCAAGAAGCTGTTTCATTGGAGCGCCAACAAATGATGGCGGAGTTAAAGCGCGAAATTGGTCGTTTAGTCATTGAAACCACTTCAAAAGTTAGTGGCAAAGTGCTTTCAGCAGACGATCAACGTCGCTTAAACGAAGAAACCTTAAAAGAATTAGCCGCTTAA
- the atpB gene encoding F0F1 ATP synthase subunit A, giving the protein MLILAATEGHHELPMSAVELFRFGPFVITNSMIPAWIIAIGLIIFAQIAMRSPRLVPKGAQNFLEWIVESISGLLEGVLGTEWARKTLWFFTSIFLFILFSNWFGLFPGVGTIGRGHGDNWYDLMITHPFIRGVNADVNMTMAMALVFFVLWTVWSLKANGVGGFVHHIFGSKADNKGLIGIIMIGVFIFVGLIEVISIAFRPVSLSFRLFGNVYGGEYMLESMMAINKWLSWLIPLPFYFFELLVGLVQALVFCLLTAVFTGMMCRHEEGHH; this is encoded by the coding sequence ATGCTCATTTTAGCCGCTACTGAAGGTCACCACGAATTGCCGATGTCGGCAGTGGAGTTATTTCGTTTTGGACCTTTTGTTATTACAAACTCCATGATTCCTGCTTGGATCATTGCTATTGGGCTAATTATTTTTGCTCAAATCGCCATGCGTTCTCCTAGACTCGTGCCTAAAGGCGCTCAGAATTTTTTGGAGTGGATAGTAGAATCCATTTCTGGCTTGTTGGAAGGAGTGCTCGGAACGGAATGGGCGAGAAAAACATTATGGTTTTTTACTTCGATTTTTCTTTTTATCCTTTTTTCTAATTGGTTTGGTCTTTTTCCAGGTGTTGGAACCATTGGTCGAGGTCATGGTGATAATTGGTATGATTTAATGATTACCCATCCTTTTATTCGTGGGGTAAATGCCGATGTGAATATGACCATGGCGATGGCTCTAGTATTTTTTGTTCTATGGACAGTATGGTCATTAAAGGCTAATGGAGTGGGAGGTTTTGTTCATCATATCTTTGGCTCTAAAGCGGATAATAAAGGATTAATTGGTATTATCATGATTGGAGTTTTTATTTTTGTGGGTTTGATTGAAGTCATTTCTATCGCATTTCGTCCAGTGTCTTTAAGTTTTCGTCTTTTTGGTAATGTCTATGGCGGCGAATATATGTTGGAATCGATGATGGCAATTAATAAGTGGTTAAGCTGGTTGATTCCTTTGCCTTTTTACTTTTTCGAATTGCTTGTGGGTTTGGTGCAAGCCTTGGTATTTTGTTTGTTGACTGCGGTGTTTACCGGCATGATGTGTCGTCATGAGGAGGGACATCATTAA
- the atpA gene encoding F0F1 ATP synthase subunit alpha — MSSILQELESTISGLKTEVNRSNVGIVREVGDGVVKVEGLTDVRLNEMIEFSNGLFGLALNLEETEVGGILLGDDMGIKEGDECKTTGRLLQVPVGKGLLGRVVNALGQPLDGKGPIASETFYPVEKIAPGIIKRRSVSQPVQTGIMPIDAMIPIGRGQRELIIGDRATGKTTIAIDTMINQARINKANEGKPGFRPLYSIYVAVGQKNSNIARVLNVLEEAGAMPYTIVISAPASESVANQYLAPFSGAAMGEWFMDNGMDALIVFDDLSKHAVAYRQISLVLKRPSGREAYPGDVFYLHSRLLERSARLNEKNGDGSLTALPIIETQAGDVSAYIPTNVISITDGQIYLETDLFYQGVRPAISVGLSVSRVGSAAQIKAMKQVAGKIKGELAQFRELAAFAQFGSDLDAGTKAKLDRGARIVELFKQPQYNPIPTEVQVAIMFAIQNNFLDDVPVDKVKDFQNRLSEYFTTRKTELLQSIAQKQAIDDSLSAELKQAIATFKETYQAS, encoded by the coding sequence ATGAGCAGTATTTTACAGGAATTAGAATCAACAATTTCAGGACTAAAAACTGAAGTCAATCGATCAAACGTCGGCATTGTTCGCGAAGTGGGTGATGGCGTGGTGAAGGTTGAGGGTTTAACCGATGTCCGGCTTAATGAAATGATTGAATTTTCCAATGGATTATTTGGTTTGGCGTTGAATCTCGAAGAAACCGAAGTGGGTGGCATTTTATTAGGTGACGACATGGGAATTAAAGAAGGTGATGAATGCAAAACGACAGGTCGTTTGTTGCAGGTGCCTGTTGGAAAGGGTTTGCTAGGACGCGTAGTCAATGCGTTGGGTCAACCTTTGGATGGCAAAGGGCCAATTGCTTCGGAAACGTTTTATCCTGTAGAAAAAATTGCGCCTGGCATTATCAAAAGACGTTCTGTTTCACAGCCGGTGCAAACAGGAATTATGCCAATTGATGCGATGATTCCGATCGGTCGCGGACAGCGCGAGTTGATTATCGGCGATCGCGCTACAGGTAAGACAACGATTGCGATTGATACGATGATTAATCAAGCCCGCATTAATAAAGCCAATGAAGGAAAGCCTGGTTTTCGTCCGCTTTATTCCATTTATGTGGCAGTGGGTCAGAAAAATTCCAATATTGCGCGAGTATTAAACGTGTTGGAAGAAGCTGGCGCTATGCCTTACACAATTGTCATTTCAGCGCCTGCTTCCGAATCGGTGGCAAACCAATATCTGGCTCCTTTTTCCGGTGCGGCAATGGGCGAATGGTTTATGGATAATGGCATGGATGCGTTGATTGTGTTTGACGATCTTTCCAAACATGCTGTGGCTTATCGTCAGATTTCGTTGGTGTTGAAACGGCCTTCCGGTCGCGAAGCTTATCCAGGTGATGTGTTTTATTTGCATAGTCGCTTGTTGGAGCGTTCCGCGCGTTTGAATGAAAAAAATGGTGATGGTTCTTTAACTGCATTGCCGATTATTGAAACTCAAGCGGGTGACGTTTCGGCTTACATTCCGACCAACGTAATTTCCATTACGGACGGTCAGATTTATTTAGAAACCGACCTCTTTTATCAAGGTGTGCGACCTGCGATTTCTGTGGGTCTTTCCGTGTCGCGTGTGGGTTCTGCTGCACAGATTAAAGCGATGAAACAAGTCGCGGGAAAAATTAAAGGCGAGCTAGCTCAGTTCCGTGAATTGGCAGCATTTGCTCAATTTGGTTCCGATTTGGATGCTGGGACAAAAGCAAAATTGGATCGTGGTGCGCGAATTGTTGAGTTATTCAAACAACCGCAATACAACCCCATCCCCACGGAAGTTCAAGTGGCTATTATGTTCGCGATACAAAATAATTTCTTGGATGATGTGCCGGTCGATAAAGTGAAGGATTTTCAAAATCGTTTATCGGAATATTTTACCACGCGCAAAACTGAGCTATTGCAATCCATTGCTCAAAAACAGGCAATTGATGATTCGCTTTCGGCGGAATTAAAACAAGCCATTGCTACGTTTAAAGAAACTTATCAAGCTAGCTAG
- a CDS encoding SDR family oxidoreductase, protein MKKEAKKENFPPQHQERQPGLESEMTPRPQSDDSRHRGSGKLQEKIALITGGDSGIGRAVAIAFAKEGAHVAINFLNETEDAKETKHLVEEYGGECLLLPGDMGYEEKCQALVKKIWDQWGKINILVNNSAEQHPQESIEDITSEQLMRTFQTNVFAMFYLTKVVIKKMSKGDTIINTTSVTAYRGSPGLLDYSSTKGAIVSFTRSLALSVVSKGIRVNAVAPGPIWTPLIPSTFPKEDVTTFGSQVPMKRAGQPEEVAPSYVFLASDDSSYITGQVLHPNGGEIVNT, encoded by the coding sequence ATGAAAAAGGAAGCGAAAAAGGAAAATTTTCCGCCGCAGCATCAAGAGCGTCAACCAGGTTTAGAATCTGAAATGACCCCTCGTCCCCAATCAGACGATTCTCGGCATCGTGGTAGTGGAAAGCTCCAAGAAAAAATTGCATTGATTACTGGAGGTGATAGTGGCATCGGGCGCGCGGTCGCCATTGCGTTTGCAAAAGAAGGAGCCCATGTGGCAATCAATTTTTTGAATGAAACAGAAGATGCAAAAGAAACTAAACATCTCGTAGAAGAATACGGGGGAGAATGTCTTTTGCTGCCGGGCGATATGGGTTACGAAGAAAAATGCCAAGCTTTAGTGAAAAAAATTTGGGATCAATGGGGTAAAATTAATATTTTAGTGAACAATTCTGCCGAACAACATCCTCAGGAATCAATCGAGGACATCACGAGCGAGCAATTGATGCGAACGTTTCAAACCAATGTGTTTGCTATGTTTTATTTAACCAAAGTGGTCATTAAAAAAATGTCAAAGGGTGATACGATTATTAACACGACCTCTGTTACCGCTTATCGTGGTAGTCCAGGACTTCTTGATTATTCTTCCACCAAAGGAGCGATTGTTTCATTTACTCGTTCTTTGGCACTGTCGGTAGTCAGTAAAGGAATTCGTGTGAATGCAGTGGCGCCTGGACCTATTTGGACGCCCTTAATTCCGTCAACTTTTCCCAAAGAGGATGTTACTACTTTTGGATCGCAAGTTCCCATGAAACGAGCAGGACAGCCGGAAGAGGTGGCGCCCAGCTACGTTTTTTTGGCTTCAGACGATTCTTCTTACATTACTGGACAAGTGCTTCACCCGAATGGTGGTGAAATCGTGAACACGTAA